The following coding sequences lie in one Rutidosis leptorrhynchoides isolate AG116_Rl617_1_P2 chromosome 4, CSIRO_AGI_Rlap_v1, whole genome shotgun sequence genomic window:
- the LOC139839383 gene encoding uncharacterized protein: MLESEKNARVAELINIQNLSLSGTWNWLHPLRGHTLNDLTELANSISSCMLFDRPYTWMRTLDPTDIFTTRSLTAILDNLKLSSFASNEETVCIKSIPKKINIFIWRVKQGRISTRVELDKRGIDLDSIIYPLCNSHVETVEHVLIHCPASSQVWMLVLHWWNLHQIPVTNMEDAISTNLTFSTNALGSII; encoded by the coding sequence ATGCTAGAATCTGAGAAGAATGCAAGAGTTGCTGAACTGATCAATATTCAAAATTTATCACTCTCCGGAACATGGAATTGGTTACATCCACTTAGAGGACACACTTTAAACGATTTAACCGAACTTGCTAACTCAATTTCTTCTTGTATGTTGTTTGACAGGCCATATACATGGATGCGGACACTTGATCCAACTGACATCTTCACCACGAGGTCCCTCACCGCCATTTTAGACAACCTGAAACTCAGCTCCTTTGCCTCTAATGAAGAAACAGTTTGCATCAAAAGTATTCCTAAAAAAATTAACATATTTATTTGGAGAGTAAAACAAGGTAGAATCTCAACTAGAGTCGAACTCGATAAGCGTGGTATCGATCTAGATTCAATTATATATCCTCTTTGTAACTCTCATGTTGAAACTGTTGAGCACGTACTTATTCATTGTCCTGCCTCGTCACAAGTATGGATGCTTGTCTTACATTGGTGGAACCTTCATCAAATTCCAGTCACCAATATGGAAGATGCTATCTCAACCAATCTCACTTTCTCAACCAATGCACTAGGTTCCATTATTTGA
- the LOC139843802 gene encoding LOW QUALITY PROTEIN: RING-H2 finger protein ATL3-like (The sequence of the model RefSeq protein was modified relative to this genomic sequence to represent the inferred CDS: inserted 2 bases in 1 codon), translated as MSSSQKLEDDHGVMEMTGKVLIATIIALFIVLVLIFCFHIYARWLWHRRQQSSLDNNNNNRFVRQDQHSAAGVTVLRRGLDTAFLKTIPILQFESKDPKDGLDCSVCLFEFVDGEKIRILPKCNHVFHAECIDMWFHSHSTCPICRNPVSEQTQVSVDTLLLNHHQQQQQQQSSDGDSFPTNVLFWGDETEVVTTLTSQLGELEPNNNNNIHHHSISSEPRCCTSSSSSSSSSSSSSSSSSSQTNNDRMKPDLVIDIPIANQHLVDNGDXKMPCRHRLRLTSLRRIVSSSRRRFYPFSPSPNNINN; from the exons ATGAGTAGCAGTCAGAAATTGGAGGATGATCATGGTGTGATGGAGATGACAGGTAAAGTGTTGATCGCTACCATCATTGCTTTGTTTATCGTCCTCGTCCTCATTTTCTGTTTCCACATATACGCAAGGTGGTTATGGCACCGTCGTCAACAATCATCActagataataacaataataaccgattTGTTCGTCAAGACCAACATTCGGCTGCTGGTGTAACCGTCCTCCGTCGTGGCCTCGACACTGCCTTCCTTAAAACCATACCCATCTTACAATTTGAATCGAAAGACCCGAAAGATGGGTTGGATTGCTCTGTTTGTTTATTTGAGTTTGTGGATGGAGAAAAGATTCGAATATTACCGAAATGCAATCATGTGTTTCATGCGGAATGCATTGATATGTGGTTTCATTCGCATTCAACTTGTCCCATCTGTAGAAACCCTGTTTCTGAACAAACCCAAGTTTCTGTTGACACTTTACTGCtaaaccaccaccaacaacaacaacaacaacaatcgagcGATGGGGATTCATTCCCAACAAATGTTTTGTTTTGGGGTGATGAAACAGAAGTAGTTACCACTTTGACATCTCAACTGGGAGAACTAGaacctaacaataataataatattcaccaCCATTCTATTTCTTCTGAACCAAGATGttgcacttcatcatcatcatcatcatcatcatcatcatcatcatcatcatcatcatcatcacagacGAATAATGACAGAATGAAGCCAGATTTAGTAATAGATATACCAATTGCAAACCAACATTTAGTTGACAATGGTGA CAAGATGCCCTGCAGACATCGACTCCGATTGACATCATTAAGAAGAATTGTAAGCAGCAGTAGAAGGAGGTTTTATCCTTTTAGCCCATCacccaataacattaataattaa